Proteins from a genomic interval of Lolium perenne isolate Kyuss_39 chromosome 1, Kyuss_2.0, whole genome shotgun sequence:
- the LOC127292059 gene encoding uncharacterized protein produces MATAAAESGTREPASNGDKPEEEPQQFDPSRMIGIIKRKALIKELAAAYHAECVASCKELLQLQKKWEEEQLVEAKMPEELKISSAKPSKRRKR; encoded by the exons atggccaccgccgccgcggaGAGTGGAACCAGGGAGCCGGCGTCCAACGGGGACAAGCCCGAGGAGGAGCCGCAGCAGTTCGACCCCAGCCGGA TGATTGGCATTATCAAAAGGAAGGCGTTGATCAAGGAGCTAGCTGCTGCTTACCATGCTGAGTGTGTAGCAAGCTGTAAAGAGCTACTGCAACTCCAGAAAAAGTGGGAGGAG GAGCAACTTGTCGAGGCCAAGATGCCTGAAGAACTAAAGATATCGTCGGCGAAACCTTCTAAGCGCAGGAAGAGGTAG
- the LOC127292041 gene encoding gibberellin 2-beta-dioxygenase 8-like, protein MEQQAAAHESKMEELELPTLDLDHESSSRFTEQLAAACRDHGVFRLVNHGVPADLTARLFRLTRDLLDTDPAKKAKLPGYFWGTPALSLRVKDLNWVEGLHLAPDNASADDGGAAYSAFRQAVTAEYVAHMARIARKLFDALAGDLALALDAEQRASYLEERGGTFRAYRYPACDPAAGRQHLGMEPHTDSSVLSILNMDLVGGLQVLRRDGPISRWCAVRPVEGALVVNLGDMMQAMSGGAYRSVEHRVVAPPPGTERMSLCYFAFPQEDAVIVPSSTGKEERYRAFSYREFREQVQADIKATGAKVGLARFRIPDHPSPAPQ, encoded by the coding sequence ATGGAGCAGCAGGCAGCAGCGCACGAGTCCAAGATGGAGGAGCTGGAGCTGCCTACGCTGGACCTCGACCATGAGTCGTCCAGTCGTTTCACGGAGCAGCTGGCGGCGGCGTGCCGGGACCACGGCGTGTTCCGGCTGGTCAACCACGGCGTCCCCGCCGACCTCACCGCCCGCCTCTTCCGCCTCACGCGCGACCTCCTCGACACGGACCCAGCCAAGAAGGCCAAGCTGCCCGGCTACTTCTGGGGCACGCCGGCGCTCTCGCTCCGCGTCAAGGACCTCAACTGGGTCGAGGGCCTCCACCTCGCCCCCGACAACGCTTCTGCCGACGACGGCGGCGCCGCCTACTCGGCCTTCAGGCAGGCGGTGACGGCGGAGTACGTCGCGCACATGGCGCGCATCGCCCGGAAGCTGTTCGACGCCCTGGCCGGCGACCTCGCTCTCGCTCTCGACGCGGAGCAGAGGGCGTCGTACCTGGAGGAGCGCGGCGGCACCTTCCGCGCGTACCGCTACCCGGCCTGCGACCCCGCCGCCGGGCGGCAGCACCTGGGGATGGAGCCGCACACGGACAGCTCCGTGCTCTCCATCCTCAACATGGACCTCGTCGGCGGCCTGCAGGTGCTGCGGCGAGACGGACCGATCTCGAGGTGGTGCGCGGTGCGGCCGGTGGAGGGGGCGCTGGTGGTCAACCTGGGCGACATGATGCAGGCGATGAGCGGCGGCGCGTACCGGAGCGTGGAGCACAgggtggtggcgccgccgccggggACGGAGCGCATGTCGCTCTGCTACTTCGCGTTCCCGCAGGAGGACGCCGTCATCGTCCCCAGCAGCACCGGCAAGGAGGAGAGGTACAGGGCGTTCAGCTACCGGGAGTTCCGGGAGCAGGTGCAGGCCGACATCAAGGCCACTGGCGCCAAGGTCGGGCTCGCCCGGTTCCGCATCCCCGATCATCCATCGCCGGCTCCACAGTGA